A genomic window from Quercus lobata isolate SW786 chromosome 10, ValleyOak3.0 Primary Assembly, whole genome shotgun sequence includes:
- the LOC115964273 gene encoding cytochrome P450 71A1-like, translating to MDPLTLLHQWWQELHISTLFNPFLFSLLLLFSLLYFLKHTRGGKLNLPPSPPKLPIIGNLHQIGTLLHRSLHAVSEKYGPLVLLHLGNAPFLVVSSSEIAREIMKTHDTVLANRPQIRAARVLFHGCTDIAFCPYGEYWRQAKKICVLEILSQKRVQAFQFVREEEAAEMVKKIRDSCMNGATIDLGEIFVNISSNIICRTALGRKYEGEDGSQSFGNLSRRAMELIGAFCFEDLFPYLKWLDVLTGFSARLRTTSNALNAVIDQIIEEHQKSDGGDQSDKKDFVDILLNIQKNGMLDINLTQENIKAILLDMFMGGTDTTSTTMEWAMAELVKNPNVMKKAQEEVRRVVGEKLKVDESDIDQMDFLKCVIKETLRLHAPVMVTRASSGSTKLEGYDIPPGTGILINAWAIQRDPKLWDRPEEFLPERFANNSIDFKGHHEQFIPFGMGRRGCPGISFAIIEAEYVLANLLYWFDWELPDGVTVNDLDMREVYRLVIRKKIPLCLVPVLHSPS from the exons ATGGATCCACTAACCTTATTGCATCAATGGTGGCAAGAGCTACATATAAGCACTTTGTTCAACCCCTTCCTATTCTCTTTGCTTCTTCTCTTTTCCTTACTCTATTTCCTAAAGCACACTAGAGGTGGCAAACTCAACTTACCTCCATCTCCTCCAAAGCTACCTATAATTGGCAACCTTCACCAGATAGGCACACTCCTCCACCGATCTCTTCATGCTGTCTCTGAGAAGTATGGCCCTCTAGTGCTCTTACACTTGGGAAATGCCCCATTTCTTGTAGTTTCATCGTCTGAAATAGCTAGAGAGATCATGAAGACCCATGATACAGTTTTAGCAAATAGGCCCCAGATAAGGGCAGCAAGAGTTCTCTTCCATGGATGCACTGACATTGCATTTTGTCCCTATGGTGAGTATTGGAGACAAGCAAAGAAAATTTGTGTTCTTGaaattttaagccaaaaaaGGGTGCAAGCCTTTCAGTTTGTGAGGGAAGAAGAAGCTGCGGAAATGGTCAAGAAGATAAGAGATTCATGTATGAATGGAGCAACAATTGATCTTGGTGAGATCTTTGTTAATATCTCAAGCAATATAATTTGCAGAACCGCCCTTGGTCGAAAGTATGAAGGGGAAGATGGTAGCCAGAGTTTTGGAAATTTGTCAAGGAGAGCAATGGAACTTATAGGAGCATTTTGCTTTGAGGATCTTTTTCCATATTTGAAATGGTTGGATGTTCTGACTGGATTTTCTGCAAGATTGAGAACAACTTCCAATGCCTTAAATGCAGTCATTGATCAAATAATTGAGGAACATCAGAAGAGTGATGGTGGTGACCAATCTGATAAGAAAGACTTTGTGGATATTCTTTTAAATATTCAGAAGAATGGCATGCTTGACATCAATCTCACTCAAGAAAACATCAAAGCAATCCTactg GACATGTTTATGGGAGGAACTGATACCACTTCAACAACCATGGAATGGGCAATGGCAGAGCTTGTGAAAAATCCTAATGTGATGAAGAAAGCCCAAGAAGAGGTAAGAAGGGTGGTAGGAGAGAAATTAAAGGTAGATGAGTCTGACATAGATCAAATGGACTTCTTAAAGTGTGTTATCAAAGAGACTCTGAGGTTACATGCTCCTGTCATGGTTACTAGAGCATCATCTGGGAGCACTAAACTGGAAGGCTATGATATTCCTCCAGGAACAGGGATCTTGATCAATGCATGGGCAATTCAAAGAGATCCAAAATTATGGGATAGACCAGAGGAGTTTCTCCCAGAGAGATTTGCTAACAATTCAATTGATTTCAAAGGCCATCATGAACAATTCATACCCTTTGGCATGGGGCGTAGGGGTTGCCCTGGGATATCATTTGCTATCATAGAAGCTGAATATGTGTTAGCCAATCTCTTGTACTGGTTTGACTGGGAGTTGCCTGATGGTGTTACTGTAAATGACTTGGACATGAGAGAGGTTTATAGGCTAGTCATTCGTAAGAAAATTCCACTTTGTCTTGTACCAGTACTACATTCTCCTTCATAA